In Sphingomonas sp. SORGH_AS_0950, the following are encoded in one genomic region:
- a CDS encoding 3'(2'),5'-bisphosphate nucleotidase CysQ, whose product MTDAELARAIAVEAGALLRDLQVSGGLEGAALGARGDRDANTLILDRLRAARPDDFILSEESLDDRARCAASRVWIVDPLDGTREYAEGSDEWAVHIGLAIDGRPALGAVAVPARGQVFATDDLPPVHPPCPAGLRVVVSRSRAPDIARCVGDRLGATLIPMGSAGAKAMAVVEGRADVYLHDGGQYEWDNCAPAAVALAAGLHASRIDGSPLVYNCANPLLPDLLICRREVAAQVLDAIARE is encoded by the coding sequence GTGACCGATGCCGAACTCGCACGGGCCATCGCCGTCGAGGCGGGGGCGCTGCTCCGCGACTTGCAGGTTAGTGGCGGGCTGGAAGGCGCGGCGCTGGGTGCCAGGGGGGATCGTGACGCCAACACGCTGATCCTAGACCGGCTGCGCGCCGCACGGCCCGACGACTTCATCCTGTCCGAAGAGTCGCTCGACGACCGTGCGCGATGCGCGGCCAGCCGGGTGTGGATCGTCGACCCGCTCGACGGCACGCGCGAATATGCCGAGGGGTCGGACGAATGGGCGGTGCATATCGGCCTCGCCATCGACGGTCGCCCGGCGCTCGGCGCGGTGGCCGTCCCGGCGCGGGGGCAGGTGTTCGCGACCGACGACCTTCCCCCGGTCCATCCCCCCTGCCCGGCGGGCCTGCGCGTCGTCGTCAGCCGCAGCCGCGCGCCCGACATCGCGCGCTGCGTCGGCGACCGGCTGGGTGCGACGCTGATCCCGATGGGGTCGGCGGGGGCCAAGGCGATGGCGGTGGTCGAGGGGCGCGCGGACGTCTATCTGCATGACGGCGGCCAATATGAATGGGACAATTGCGCCCCCGCCGCCGTTGCCCTGGCCGCCGGGCTGCATGCCTCGCGCATCGATGGCAGTCCGCTCGTCTATAATTGCGCGAATCCCCTGCTGCCCGATCTGCTGATCTGTCGGCGCGAGGTCGCCGCGCAGGTGCTGGACGCGATCGCGCGCGAATAG
- the cysN gene encoding sulfate adenylyltransferase subunit CysN — translation MTAYQPDALIAADIDAYLATHAAKSMLRFITCGSVDDGKSTLIGRLLYDSKTIFEDQLSQLEADSRRVGTQGANIDFALLVDGLAAEREQGITIDVAYRFFATEKRKFIVADTPGHEQYTRNMVTGASTADLAVILIDARKGVLTQTRRHSYLAHLVGIKEIVLAVNKMDLVGNDQSVFDAIVADYAAFARGIGIERFTAIPLSGLTGANVTTLSPDMPWYDGPALLPHLETVAIDGDRAVAASFRMPVQWVNRPDLDFRGFAGLIASGRVSVGDRVRIAPSGRTTSIARIVTYDGDRDQAIAGEAVTLVLAEEVDCSRGDVIAAAEDPPEIADQFVATIVWMADAPLVPGRSYSLKLGTQLVGATVQPPRHVVDVNSQEERPADTLALNDIGLAEVYADRPIVFEPYQKGSALGGFILIDRATNATVAAGMIDHALRRAQNVHWQSTVITREAHARQKGQSPRVLWFTGLSGSGKSTIANLVEQKLHAMGRHSFLLDGDNIRHGLNRDLDFSEAGRVENIRRVGEVARLMADAGLIVLTAFISPFKAERDMVRALLPEGEFVEIFVDTPLAVAEERDVKGLYAKARAGEIAEFTGISSPYEAPERPEIRVDTTKETAEQAASRIVEHVLGVWSYDL, via the coding sequence ATGACCGCCTATCAACCCGATGCGCTGATCGCCGCCGATATCGACGCCTATCTCGCCACCCATGCCGCCAAGTCGATGCTGCGCTTCATCACCTGCGGCTCGGTCGATGACGGCAAGTCGACGCTGATCGGTCGGCTGCTCTATGATTCCAAGACCATCTTCGAGGATCAGCTGAGCCAGCTGGAGGCGGACAGCCGCCGGGTCGGCACGCAAGGGGCCAATATCGACTTCGCACTGCTGGTCGACGGCCTCGCCGCCGAGCGCGAGCAGGGCATCACCATCGACGTCGCCTATCGCTTCTTCGCGACGGAGAAGCGCAAGTTCATCGTCGCCGACACGCCCGGTCACGAGCAATATACCCGCAACATGGTGACCGGCGCGTCGACCGCCGACCTGGCGGTGATCCTGATCGACGCGCGCAAAGGCGTGCTGACCCAGACGCGGCGGCACAGCTATCTGGCGCATCTGGTCGGCATCAAGGAGATCGTGCTGGCAGTCAACAAGATGGATCTGGTCGGCAACGACCAGTCGGTCTTCGACGCCATCGTCGCCGATTATGCCGCCTTCGCGCGCGGCATCGGGATCGAGCGCTTCACCGCCATCCCGCTGTCGGGACTGACCGGCGCGAACGTCACCACGCTTTCGCCCGACATGCCCTGGTATGACGGTCCGGCGCTGCTGCCGCATCTGGAGACGGTGGCGATCGACGGCGACCGCGCGGTCGCGGCGTCGTTCCGGATGCCGGTGCAGTGGGTCAACCGGCCCGATCTCGACTTTCGCGGCTTTGCCGGGCTGATCGCCAGCGGCCGGGTGTCGGTCGGCGACCGGGTGCGCATCGCGCCGTCGGGCCGGACGACCAGCATCGCGCGGATCGTCACTTATGACGGCGACCGGGATCAGGCGATCGCGGGCGAGGCCGTGACCCTGGTGCTGGCCGAGGAAGTCGACTGCTCGCGCGGCGACGTGATCGCGGCGGCCGAGGACCCGCCCGAGATCGCCGACCAGTTCGTCGCCACCATCGTCTGGATGGCCGATGCGCCGCTGGTGCCGGGGCGCAGCTATTCGCTCAAGCTCGGCACGCAGCTGGTCGGCGCGACCGTCCAGCCGCCGCGTCATGTGGTGGACGTAAACAGCCAGGAGGAACGCCCCGCCGATACGCTGGCGCTCAACGATATCGGCCTGGCGGAAGTCTATGCCGACCGCCCGATCGTGTTCGAGCCCTATCAAAAGGGCAGCGCGCTGGGCGGTTTCATCCTGATCGACCGCGCGACCAATGCGACGGTCGCGGCGGGGATGATCGACCATGCGCTGCGCCGCGCGCAGAACGTCCACTGGCAGTCGACCGTCATCACCCGCGAGGCGCATGCCCGGCAAAAGGGACAGTCGCCGCGCGTGCTGTGGTTCACCGGCCTGTCGGGGTCGGGCAAGTCGACCATCGCCAATCTGGTCGAGCAGAAGCTGCACGCCATGGGCCGCCACAGCTTCCTGCTGGACGGCGACAATATCCGCCACGGACTGAACCGCGACCTGGACTTCTCCGAAGCCGGGCGGGTCGAGAATATCCGCCGCGTGGGCGAGGTCGCCAGGCTGATGGCCGATGCGGGCCTGATCGTGCTGACCGCCTTCATCTCGCCCTTCAAGGCCGAGCGCGACATGGTCCGCGCGCTGTTGCCCGAAGGAGAGTTTGTCGAGATCTTCGTCGACACGCCGCTGGCCGTCGCCGAGGAGCGCGACGTGAAGGGCCTTTATGCCAAGGCGCGCGCGGGCGAGATCGCCGAGTTCACCGGCATCTCCAGCCCCTATGAAGCGCCCGAACGGCCGGAGATCCGCGTCGACACGACGAAGGAGACGGCGGAACAGGCCGCCTCGCGGATCGTGGAGCATGTGCTGGGCGTCTGGAGCTACGACCTGTGA